DNA from Castellaniella sp. MT123:
CCGGCGGGCATGACCCACGCTCATGAAATAGTTGTTTCACGGAGGCCTTCAGACGGTCCAATCGATGCTGAAAATGGTACGATGCCCAGGGCCAAGCTGGCATCGACGGCACCGCCTCCAGTGTTCATCCAGTTGATCCGCATGCTCAGGTTCAGCATCTGACCAAACAGTGCACTGATCACCATTTGATTCACTTTTGGCCGGCTTTTCGCACCCAGCCATCCTGTCTGCCTGCAACACCATGCATTTCTCCGGAATTCTGTTCGACCTGGATGGCACCCTGGTGCACACCATCCCGGACCTGGCAAGCGCCACCAACGCCATGCGTTCGGACATGGGCCTGCCCCCCCTCCCCGAAGACCTGATTGCCACTTTTGTCGGCAAAGGCACTGAACAACTGGTCATGCGGGCACTGAGCCACGTCGATCAGGCACCCAGCATCGAACTGGTCATGCGCGGTATCGCCCGTTTCCAGGATCACTACCGGTCGCTGAGTGGCCGACACAGCCAGGTGTATCCGGGCGTGATCGCCGGGCTGCAGGCCTTCCGCAGCCAGGGTGTCAAACTGGCGGTCGTCACCAACAAAGGAACGGAGTTCACGGGCCCGCTGCTGCGCCAGATGGGCCTGGACAAGTATTTCGACGCCGTGGTGTGCGGGGACACCTGCGAACGCAAGAAGCCCGACCCGCTGCCGCTGTTCCACGCCTGCGACCTGCTTGGCGTCCTGCCCAGCCGGGCCCTGTTCATCGGCGATTCGATCAACGACGCGCTGGCGGCGCGGGCTGCCGGGATCCAGGTGCTGGCCCTGCCCTACGGCTACAACGAAGGCCAGCCCGTGCAGAGCCTGCCGGTGGATGCTATAGTGGGATCCCTCATTGAAGCAGCCCAATGGGCTGCCGACCAGACACCACAACCCGCATGAACCAGTTCCGCTATTACCCCATCACCACTGGCGCCGTCTGGCGCTGGTGGTGCTTGCGTTCCGGGTAATGGCCACCTGGCGTGCGCGAACAACATCGCAACGCCCCGTCTGACAGCCCGGACCTTCCACTGGCCGGGCTTTTTTCTGTCCCGGTCCCACCTTACCGCCATTCCTCGACCGCCATGACAGAAATCGAATTCAATGCACTGGCCGCCCAAGGCTACAACCGCATCCCGCTGATCGCGGAAACCTATGCCGACCTGGATACGCCGCTGGCGATCTACCTGAAGCTCGCCCACGCCGGCCCCGAGGCTGGACGCAACAGCTGCCTGATGGAATCGGTCGTCGGCGGCGAACGCTTCGGCCGCTATTCCTTCATCGGGCTGCCCGCCAAAACCCTGATCCGCGCCACCGGCACGATCACGGAAGTCGTGCGGCAAGGCCAGGTCGTGGAAACCCATGAAGGCGATCCGCTCGCCTTCATCGAGGCCTTCCAGAAACGTTTCCGGGTCGCCCTACGGCCTGGCATGCCGCGCTTCGCGGGCGGTCTGGCGGGCTACTTTGGCTACGACACCGTGCGCCACATCGAGCCGCGCCTGGGCCCTTGCGTCAAACCCCGGCCCGCCGGCCAGCAACCCGGCACCCCCGACATCATGCTGATGCAGGTCGACGAACTGGTCATCGTGGACAATCTGGCCGGGCGCACCTACCTGATCGTCTACGCCGATCCGCAACAGCCCGAGGCCTATGCCCTGGCCCGCCGGCGTCTGAAGGCCTTGCGTGAAAAACTGCGCACCCCCGTCGTCATCCCCTACGCTTATGCCAGCATGCAGACGCCGACCGAGCGCGATTTCAAGAAGGAAGACTACATCGCGGCCGTGCTGAAGGCGAAGGAATACATCGCCGCCGGCGACCTGATGCAGGTGCAGGTGGGCCAGGTGATCGCCAAACCCTTCCGCGACTCACCCCTGTCGCTGTACCGGGCGCTGCGATCCCTGAACCCCTCGCCCTATATGTTCTACTGGAATTTCGACACCTTCCATGTGGTGGGAGCCTCGCCGGAAATCCTGGTACGCCAGGACCGCGAGGTCGAAGCCGGGCAAAGCCGCGAGATGGTCACCATCCGCCCGCTGGCCGGCACGCGCAAGCGCGGCGCCACCCAGGAAGAGGATCTGCGTCTGGAACAGGAACTGCTGGCCGACCCGAAGGAACGCGCGGAACACGTGATGCTCATCGACCTGGCGCGCAACGACATCGGTCGTGTGGCGAAGACCGGTACGATCGAAGTCACCGACACCATGACGATCGAGCGCTATTCCCACGTCATGCACCTGGTGTCCAACGTGCGCGGCGAACTGAACGACGGCATGAGCAACATCGACGTGCTGCGCGCCACTTTCCCGGCCGGCACCCTGACCGGCGCACCGAAGGTACGCGCCATGGAGATCATCGACGAGCTGGAACCGGTGCGCCGCGGCATCTACGGCGGCGCGGCCGGCTACCTGAGCTACGGCGGGGAAATGGACCTGGCGATCGCGATCCGCACCGGCATCATCCGCGACGGCATGCTGTACGTACAGGCCGCCGCCGGAATTGTCGCGGATTCGGATCCGGAAAAGGAATGGCAGGAAACCGAAGCCAAGGCCCGGGCCCTGCTGCGCGCCGCCGAACAGGTCCAGTTCGGGCTGGACGAGCCGATCTGATCGCGGTTTCGGCCTGCCGGCGTCCCACCGGATTGCGCGGGACGCCGGCGGGCCGCCATCAGTCGCGCACCAGCGAATCGCGCGTGATGTCGGCAATCGTGCGGGCACCGGTCAGCGTCATGGCTACCCGCATTTCTTTCTCGATCAGGCTCAGCAGATTGGCGACCCCCGCCTGGCCGCCAACAGCCAGGGCATACAGCCAGGCACGGCCCAGCAGCACGGTGTCCGCGCCCAGTGCCAGCATCCGCACCACATCCAGCCCGGTGCGGATGCCGGAATCGGCCAGCACCGTGATCTGCCCCTTTACCGCGTCGGCGATCGCCGGCAGGGCACGCGCCGTGGACAGCACGCCATCGAGCTGTCGCCCGCCGTGGTTGGACACCACGATGCCGTCCGCACCGAAGCGCACCGCCTCACGCGCATCTTCAGGGTCCAGGATACCCTTGATGACCATGGGCCCCTTCCAGAAGTCGCGGATCCACTGCAGATCCTTCCAGGAAATCGAAGGATCGAAGTTGGCC
Protein-coding regions in this window:
- a CDS encoding phosphoglycolate phosphatase, which translates into the protein MHFSGILFDLDGTLVHTIPDLASATNAMRSDMGLPPLPEDLIATFVGKGTEQLVMRALSHVDQAPSIELVMRGIARFQDHYRSLSGRHSQVYPGVIAGLQAFRSQGVKLAVVTNKGTEFTGPLLRQMGLDKYFDAVVCGDTCERKKPDPLPLFHACDLLGVLPSRALFIGDSINDALAARAAGIQVLALPYGYNEGQPVQSLPVDAIVGSLIEAAQWAADQTPQPA
- the trpE gene encoding anthranilate synthase component I, with translation MTEIEFNALAAQGYNRIPLIAETYADLDTPLAIYLKLAHAGPEAGRNSCLMESVVGGERFGRYSFIGLPAKTLIRATGTITEVVRQGQVVETHEGDPLAFIEAFQKRFRVALRPGMPRFAGGLAGYFGYDTVRHIEPRLGPCVKPRPAGQQPGTPDIMLMQVDELVIVDNLAGRTYLIVYADPQQPEAYALARRRLKALREKLRTPVVIPYAYASMQTPTERDFKKEDYIAAVLKAKEYIAAGDLMQVQVGQVIAKPFRDSPLSLYRALRSLNPSPYMFYWNFDTFHVVGASPEILVRQDREVEAGQSREMVTIRPLAGTRKRGATQEEDLRLEQELLADPKERAEHVMLIDLARNDIGRVAKTGTIEVTDTMTIERYSHVMHLVSNVRGELNDGMSNIDVLRATFPAGTLTGAPKVRAMEIIDELEPVRRGIYGGAAGYLSYGGEMDLAIAIRTGIIRDGMLYVQAAAGIVADSDPEKEWQETEAKARALLRAAEQVQFGLDEPI